In Humulus lupulus chromosome 7, drHumLupu1.1, whole genome shotgun sequence, the following are encoded in one genomic region:
- the LOC133792752 gene encoding uncharacterized protein LOC133792752, producing the protein MQARLFHHHQYHHHPLILRTLSPTTINNTMSSSLTLPSVSLSLSGSSRRSCSCSSFSSFRNGIRSFGPRNLNRSRVFMSVSVGSQTVVHDGLFSDYKPTLAFLFPGQGAQAVGMGKEAQNLPAALELYKTANDILGFDLLDICINGPKEKLNSTVISQPAIYVTSLAAVELLRAREGGQQIIDSVDVACGLSLGEYTALAFSEAFSFEDGLKLVKLRGEAMQEAADAAKSAMASIIGLDSEKVQQLCDAANQEVDDEDRVHIANYLCPGNYAVSGGLKGVEAVEAKAKSFKARMTVRLAVAGAFHTSFMEPAVSRLEAALAATEIRTPKIPVISNVDAQPHADPETIKKILARQVTSPVQWEITVKTLMDKGLEKSYELGPGKVIAGIIKRINKGADIENVAA; encoded by the exons atgcaagctCGTCTCTTTCACCATCACCAATATCACCACCACCCGCTTATCCTGCGCACTCTCTCGCCCACCACCATTAACAACACCATGAGCTCCTCTCTCACTCTTCCCtcagtttctctctctctctctggttCGTCTAGGAGGAGCTGCAGTTGCTCCTCATTTTCGAGTTTCAGAAATGGAATTCGAAGCTTCGGCCCCAGGAATCTTAATCGATCTAGGGTCTTCATGAGCGTTTCGGTTGGATCGCAGACTGTGGTTCACGATGGCTTGTTTTCTGATTATAAACCCACACTCGCTTTCCTCTTCCCAGGCCAA GGTGCTCAAGCAGTAGGAATGGGAAAGGAGGCACAAAATCTACCTGCAGCTTTAGAGTTATACAAGACTGCAAATGATATTTTAGG TTTTGATCTTCTAGATATTTGCATCAATGGACCAAAAGAGAAGCTAAACTCAACTGTTATAAGCCAG CCTGCTATCTATGTCACAAGCCTAGCCGCTGTAGAGCTGCTACGTGCGCGTGAGGGAGGTCAGCAAATCATTGATTCTGTTGATGTTGCATGTGGTCTTAGCTTGGGAGAATATACTGCTCTAGCTTTTTCAGAGGCCTTTAG TTTTGAGGATGGGCTCAAGCTGGTCAAACTACGAGGAGAAGCCATGCAG GAAGCTGCAGATGCTGCAAAAAGTGCTATGGCCAGTATCATAGGGCTGGACTCAGAAAAGGTTCAACAATTGTGCGATGCAGCTAATCAAGAAGTCGATGATGAAGATAGAGTTCATATTGCAAATTACCTATGTCCC GGAAATTATGCTGTGTCTGGAGGTTTAAAAGGAGTGGAAGCAGTAGAAGCCAAGGCAAAGTCATTTAAAGCTCGCATGACG GTGCGCCTAGCTGTTGCTGGCGCTTTCCACACTAGTTTCATGGAACCAGCTGTATCGAGATTAGAAGCTGCATTAGCAGCAACTGAGATCAGAACTCCAAAAATACCAGTCATCTCTAATGTCGATGCACAGCCACATGCAGATCCTGAGACAATTAAGAAGATATTGGCTCGTCAG GTGACTTCTCCTGTTCAATGGGAAATAACTGTCAAGACACTCATGGACAAGGGACTGGAGAAGAGTTATGAATTAGGACCGGGAAAG GTTATTGCGGGCATCATCAAGAGAATTAACAAAGGTGCAGACATTGAGAATGTAGCTGCCTGA